One genomic segment of Catalinimonas alkaloidigena includes these proteins:
- the dnaG gene encoding DNA primase: MIRKEIIDEIKARIDILDVIGDYVNLKKQGSNFRGYSPFNQEKTPSFYVVPSKGFFKDFSSGKAGDAISFLMESEGMSYVEALKQLGKRYGIEVEEENLTDEEMEAQSEKDSLYIVMKYASEYFQEQLWKNDEGKAIGLTYFKERGFSEDTIKAFDLGYSLDEWDGLLTTATKVGHKQEMLEKAGLIISRERKEGVRHYDRFRGRVMFPIHNISGRVIAFGARLLKINPEVEQPKYLNSPETPIYHKSDVLYGIYQAKQQIRQDDNCFLVEGYTDVISLYQAGIQNVVASSGTSLTQEQIRLIARYTKNVTVLFDGDPAGLKASFRGIDMILEGGLNVKAVVLPEGEDPDSYVRKLGGSQFRAFLEEKQQDFISFKTAVFQEETERDPIRRAEVIREIVQSISKIPDPIQRQVYIKETSVKLEMDESTLFAELNKIYLKQQRSASRQQYFEENEQEVADVDFVHPDEPSLNEPATVGLEEGILRKEQELMRVLVMYGHHPVKENYMVCHYIKDELDDIQLKNETHQQIFNTYFQHIDVQKSLMEKFMIEQTEQQISKRVIDLIVDHYMPSPNWEERQVYVPKKDEKIQNVITRSIDQLKFDVIKDLIEQKRQELKQTQDESDLIILMTEIQHLIAVKRQIAEKYGIVIS; encoded by the coding sequence ATGATCAGGAAGGAAATCATAGACGAAATTAAGGCAAGGATAGATATCCTTGATGTGATTGGGGATTACGTAAACCTTAAAAAGCAGGGAAGCAACTTCCGTGGGTATAGCCCTTTCAATCAGGAGAAAACACCCTCCTTTTATGTAGTGCCTTCCAAGGGTTTTTTTAAAGATTTCAGCTCAGGAAAAGCCGGAGATGCGATCTCTTTTTTGATGGAATCGGAGGGTATGAGCTATGTAGAGGCGCTCAAACAACTGGGCAAACGCTATGGCATTGAGGTAGAAGAAGAAAACCTCACCGATGAAGAGATGGAAGCCCAGAGTGAAAAAGATAGCCTTTATATCGTGATGAAATATGCTTCCGAGTATTTTCAGGAGCAATTGTGGAAAAACGATGAAGGAAAAGCTATCGGGCTCACTTACTTTAAAGAGAGAGGATTTTCTGAAGATACGATTAAAGCTTTTGACCTGGGCTATAGCCTGGATGAATGGGACGGACTGCTTACCACAGCGACCAAAGTAGGACATAAGCAGGAAATGCTGGAAAAAGCCGGACTCATCATCAGCAGAGAAAGGAAAGAGGGAGTTCGGCACTATGATCGTTTTCGTGGCAGAGTGATGTTTCCCATCCATAATATCAGCGGTAGAGTGATCGCTTTCGGGGCGCGTCTGCTAAAAATTAATCCTGAGGTAGAGCAGCCTAAGTATCTCAATTCACCGGAAACACCAATTTACCACAAAAGTGACGTACTTTATGGTATTTATCAGGCCAAGCAGCAGATACGACAGGACGATAACTGCTTTTTGGTAGAAGGTTATACCGATGTAATTTCGCTTTATCAGGCCGGGATACAGAATGTGGTGGCTTCATCTGGTACGTCACTTACCCAGGAGCAGATTCGTCTGATTGCCCGCTATACCAAAAACGTAACGGTGCTATTTGATGGTGACCCTGCCGGCCTGAAAGCATCCTTCCGGGGAATAGACATGATACTGGAAGGAGGCTTGAACGTAAAAGCGGTGGTTTTGCCGGAAGGGGAGGATCCCGATAGCTATGTTCGAAAACTAGGGGGCAGTCAGTTCCGTGCGTTTTTAGAGGAAAAGCAACAGGATTTTATCTCTTTCAAAACGGCAGTCTTTCAAGAGGAGACCGAGCGTGATCCTATTCGTAGGGCAGAGGTGATACGGGAGATCGTGCAGAGCATTTCTAAGATTCCCGATCCCATCCAACGGCAGGTTTACATCAAAGAGACCAGCGTAAAGCTGGAAATGGATGAGAGCACACTTTTTGCAGAACTAAACAAAATTTATCTCAAGCAGCAGCGCTCAGCTTCCCGTCAGCAGTATTTTGAAGAGAATGAGCAGGAAGTTGCAGATGTGGATTTTGTGCATCCTGATGAGCCTTCGCTTAACGAACCAGCTACGGTAGGCTTGGAAGAAGGAATTCTGAGAAAGGAGCAGGAACTCATGCGGGTACTGGTGATGTATGGCCATCACCCGGTGAAAGAAAACTATATGGTATGCCATTACATCAAAGATGAGCTGGATGATATACAGCTAAAAAATGAGACGCATCAGCAGATATTCAACACCTACTTCCAGCATATAGATGTGCAGAAGAGCCTGATGGAGAAATTTATGATAGAGCAGACTGAGCAGCAAATCTCAAAGCGGGTCATTGATCTGATCGTAGATCATTATATGCCCAGCCCGAACTGGGAAGAACGTCAGGTGTATGTGCCTAAAAAAGATGAGAAGATTCAGAACGTCATTACCCGCAGTATTGATCAGCTTAAGTTTGATGTCATCAAAGACCTGATTGAACAGAAGCGGCAGGAATTAAAACAAACCCAGGACGAAAGTGATCTCATCATCCTGATGACTGAAATCCAGCACCTGATAGCCGT
- a CDS encoding NifU family protein, with amino-acid sequence MENQEIITRVEKALNDIRPYLETDGGNVRVLGVDENMVVKLELLGACGSCPMSVMTMKAGIEETIKRQVPEVTDVQAVNITSPDDPRAKLPDNMA; translated from the coding sequence ATGGAGAATCAAGAAATCATTACGCGCGTAGAGAAAGCCCTGAACGACATAAGACCTTATTTGGAAACTGATGGGGGTAATGTCAGAGTGTTGGGCGTTGATGAAAATATGGTCGTTAAGCTGGAGCTTTTAGGTGCTTGCGGCTCCTGCCCAATGTCAGTCATGACCATGAAAGCTGGTATTGAAGAAACCATTAAGCGTCAGGTGCCCGAAGTTACCGATGTACAGGCGGTGAACATTACAAGCCCTGACGACCCTCGTGCTAAACTTCCTGACAATATGGCCTGA
- a CDS encoding T9SS-dependent choice-of-anchor J family protein — MKQTTFPVFLLPAFFCLCIFIVNITPAFAQLAEDRCGTVPYNDQLQLKSGIQPDAKKSRFESWISSQKEKTVKDALRTLGTQQDLEVLQIPVVVHVIHRGEAVGEGTNIPLEQIKEQIRILNEDFRRQNADTVATLPIFEPVAADIMIEFVLAKQTPDGFVTNGVTRTEGNQLSYGINSAGTLSELSYWAAENYFNIWVAPLRNGYLGFAQFPVSDLEGLEDASNNRETDGIVIDYRYFGSGGNAVSGSLGRTTTHEVGHFLGLRHIWGDGDCSADDFVEDTPLQSSESDGCPIDPISCGSPDMYQNYMDYTDDVCMNLFTQNQKERMRIVLLNSPRRASLLTSPALQPPQMADNDAGIEQIISPRQSECSGQLTPSLEVFNAGSNTINSLSIQLFLQGNFVTELQANTSLQTGESTILDFTSLELGPNVNPYELSFLISEVNNMEDENALNNLSSVNFIVPQSASLPLHEDFEEINESSLINTGIIKNDDDLTTWSLTEAPGFDGPDNQAVYLNYYDYDSGIGEKDYFYTPVYDLNGIREAQLSFRYAYATYEEDNEVKEDGLLVGISIDCGATIEEVLFEASGSELATVSPSSTPFVPESRAEWRNLNFSLDDYQGENNVQLVFIGTNDYGNNLYLDDIHLRVEEANALDIAITEISSPAYLSCNPSPTPTIEVVNQGTSTINSFELSYQVDGQELTSFVYDAFPLNPGDREIFTLEQLSLDVGLHTLSVNIFNPNLASDEEPSDNQIDFDFYVDDKTDIVPLVQEFGDINVLADVLTGESSAPDNAWQVVNPDGERSWNLTNTQGLGLSNLSAYIDLYQYQNIGAQDMLVSPTLDFTTVDEVSVFFKISYALLSESYADTLRLLVSTDCGQSYQTAYERAGADLAITTSTEAWVPQQEADWRQEFVNLSDYAGMADVRIAFEVVNAYGNNLYLDDIEFYISADDQPVARKLDENSYRVFPNPYNSVSSVENDGLLKVAFNLRERDDVTILLMDSQGKLLSNQLYPYTLNQTYEFDLSSLPSGMYIIKVLSNSINTTNKVLKE, encoded by the coding sequence ATGAAGCAAACCACATTCCCTGTATTTCTGCTGCCTGCGTTTTTTTGTCTATGTATATTTATCGTTAACATCACACCTGCATTTGCACAACTAGCTGAGGATAGGTGTGGCACAGTTCCTTACAACGATCAACTACAGCTCAAGTCAGGAATACAGCCGGATGCGAAGAAAAGCAGGTTTGAAAGCTGGATCAGTAGTCAAAAGGAAAAAACTGTCAAAGACGCACTACGAACTTTGGGTACCCAACAGGATTTGGAAGTGCTACAAATTCCTGTAGTTGTGCATGTCATTCACCGCGGCGAAGCAGTTGGTGAAGGCACCAACATACCTCTGGAGCAAATTAAAGAGCAGATCAGAATATTGAATGAAGACTTTCGGAGGCAAAATGCTGACACAGTTGCCACCCTTCCAATCTTTGAACCGGTAGCTGCTGATATAATGATAGAATTTGTATTGGCCAAACAAACACCTGATGGTTTTGTTACCAATGGCGTTACTCGCACCGAGGGCAACCAGCTTTCTTATGGGATCAATAGTGCCGGAACGCTTAGTGAACTCAGCTACTGGGCAGCAGAAAATTATTTTAACATCTGGGTAGCGCCATTAAGAAATGGTTATCTGGGTTTTGCTCAATTCCCCGTTTCAGACCTGGAAGGACTGGAAGATGCTTCCAACAATCGTGAAACAGATGGTATCGTGATAGACTACCGCTATTTTGGAAGTGGTGGCAATGCCGTAAGTGGAAGCTTAGGAAGGACTACTACCCACGAAGTTGGGCACTTTCTGGGATTGAGACACATCTGGGGTGACGGAGACTGTAGTGCCGATGACTTTGTAGAAGACACTCCTTTACAATCGTCTGAATCTGACGGTTGTCCCATTGATCCGATAAGCTGCGGAAGTCCTGACATGTATCAGAACTATATGGACTATACAGATGATGTATGCATGAATCTTTTTACGCAGAACCAGAAAGAGCGCATGCGTATTGTACTGCTAAACAGTCCACGAAGGGCTTCACTCCTTACTTCCCCTGCCCTGCAACCGCCACAAATGGCTGACAATGACGCAGGTATAGAACAAATAATATCTCCTCGGCAGAGTGAATGCTCTGGTCAGCTTACGCCTTCTCTTGAAGTTTTCAATGCTGGCTCCAATACGATCAATAGCCTGAGTATACAACTTTTCCTTCAGGGTAATTTTGTGACAGAATTACAAGCAAACACTTCACTACAAACGGGTGAATCAACGATTCTTGACTTCACCAGCCTTGAGCTTGGCCCCAATGTTAATCCATACGAATTGAGTTTTCTTATTTCTGAGGTAAATAATATGGAAGACGAAAATGCGCTGAATAATTTGAGCAGCGTTAATTTTATTGTCCCTCAGTCAGCATCACTTCCACTGCACGAAGATTTTGAAGAGATCAATGAAAGCTCACTGATCAATACAGGAATCATAAAAAATGATGATGACTTGACAACCTGGTCACTTACTGAAGCTCCGGGCTTTGATGGACCAGATAATCAGGCTGTTTATCTTAACTATTATGATTACGATTCCGGAATTGGAGAAAAAGACTATTTTTACACTCCCGTTTACGATCTGAATGGTATAAGGGAAGCGCAGCTTAGTTTTAGGTATGCTTACGCTACCTACGAAGAAGACAATGAAGTAAAAGAAGATGGATTGTTGGTAGGTATTTCAATAGACTGTGGTGCCACGATAGAAGAAGTGCTTTTTGAGGCTAGCGGATCTGAATTAGCAACGGTTTCACCTAGCAGTACTCCCTTCGTACCTGAAAGTCGGGCTGAGTGGCGTAATTTAAATTTTTCTCTGGACGATTACCAGGGTGAAAATAATGTCCAACTTGTTTTTATCGGCACCAATGATTACGGTAATAATCTTTATCTGGATGATATTCATTTAAGGGTTGAAGAAGCAAATGCATTAGATATTGCCATCACTGAAATAAGTTCACCAGCATATCTCTCCTGTAACCCATCCCCCACCCCTACCATAGAAGTTGTCAACCAGGGAACATCTACTATTAACAGCTTTGAACTGAGCTATCAAGTTGATGGGCAGGAGCTTACTAGTTTTGTATATGATGCATTTCCACTAAACCCTGGAGATCGTGAAATATTTACATTGGAGCAACTTAGCCTGGATGTCGGCTTACATACGCTTTCGGTAAACATTTTCAATCCCAATCTGGCAAGTGATGAAGAGCCATCTGACAATCAAATTGACTTTGATTTTTATGTGGATGATAAAACAGATATTGTTCCGCTGGTTCAGGAATTTGGCGATATCAACGTTTTAGCTGATGTCTTGACTGGTGAATCATCAGCCCCTGATAATGCCTGGCAGGTAGTTAATCCTGATGGTGAACGTAGCTGGAATTTGACTAACACGCAGGGCTTAGGCCTTAGTAATTTATCTGCTTATATTGATCTGTATCAGTACCAAAACATTGGCGCGCAAGACATGCTGGTAAGCCCTACCCTTGATTTTACTACAGTAGATGAAGTTAGCGTCTTCTTTAAGATATCCTATGCGTTACTTAGCGAGTCATACGCTGATACGCTTCGCCTTTTAGTGTCTACCGATTGCGGACAATCCTACCAAACAGCATACGAAAGAGCAGGTGCTGACCTGGCAATTACCACCTCTACTGAAGCCTGGGTTCCCCAGCAGGAAGCCGATTGGCGTCAGGAATTTGTCAATCTATCTGATTATGCAGGGATGGCAGATGTACGAATAGCCTTTGAAGTAGTCAATGCCTATGGCAACAACCTTTATCTGGATGATATTGAATTTTACATTTCAGCAGATGATCAGCCGGTAGCCCGTAAGTTAGACGAAAATTCTTACCGGGTATTTCCTAACCCTTATAATTCGGTCAGCAGTGTTGAGAATGATGGCTTGTTAAAAGTAGCATTTAATCTAAGAGAAAGAGATGATGTAACGATCCTTTTGATGGATAGTCAGGGTAAACTACTAAGTAATCAGCTTTATCCATATACCCTAAATCAGACCTACGAATTTGATCTCAGCTCGCTCCCCAGCGGCATGTACATTATCAAAGTATTGAGTAACAGCATCAATACTACAAATAAAGTACTCAAAGAGTAG
- a CDS encoding Mrp/NBP35 family ATP-binding protein, whose amino-acid sequence MPVTKDDIIKALSTVDDPDLKQDLVTLNMIKNLEVDGKHVSFTVELTTPACPLKEMIRNACLDAIYDKVSSELQVQINMSSSVTTARKNAVMLPQVKNIIAVASGKGGVGKSTVAANLAVALSKIGAKVGLVDADIFGPSIPTMFNCEHEQPQVKNINGKNVIEPLVQYGVKLISIGFLMSQDDAVVWRGPMASKALQQFLGDSDWGELDYLIIDLPPGTSDIHLTLVQSVPVTGAVIVTTPQKVALADARKGLSMFRQKQINVPILGIVENMAYFTPAELPDNKYYIFGQGGGKELAEKNQVPYLGEIPLVQSIRESGDRGYPAVLNTEGAEPKPEQQSFEKLAQEFARQVAIRNANLGKTKKVDINVE is encoded by the coding sequence ATGCCTGTCACCAAAGACGATATTATAAAAGCCCTTAGTACGGTAGATGACCCTGACCTGAAGCAGGATCTTGTTACCCTCAACATGATCAAAAATCTGGAAGTAGATGGTAAGCATGTCAGCTTCACCGTAGAGCTGACAACGCCAGCTTGTCCCTTGAAAGAAATGATCCGGAATGCCTGCCTAGATGCTATTTATGATAAAGTATCTTCAGAGCTTCAGGTACAGATCAACATGAGCTCAAGTGTCACCACTGCGCGTAAAAATGCAGTAATGCTTCCTCAGGTTAAGAATATCATCGCAGTAGCCTCAGGCAAAGGTGGCGTTGGTAAATCTACAGTAGCGGCTAACCTTGCAGTAGCACTTTCAAAAATTGGTGCTAAAGTAGGCCTGGTTGACGCCGATATTTTTGGGCCTTCTATTCCCACCATGTTCAACTGTGAGCATGAACAGCCTCAGGTTAAGAATATCAACGGAAAAAATGTGATAGAGCCGCTAGTCCAGTATGGAGTCAAGCTTATTTCTATCGGTTTTCTTATGTCGCAGGATGATGCTGTAGTTTGGAGAGGCCCCATGGCCAGCAAAGCGCTTCAGCAGTTTTTAGGAGATTCGGACTGGGGAGAACTGGACTATCTGATCATTGACCTTCCTCCGGGAACCAGTGACATTCACCTTACACTTGTCCAATCTGTACCGGTTACCGGAGCAGTGATCGTGACTACTCCTCAGAAAGTAGCCTTGGCAGATGCCCGTAAAGGATTATCCATGTTCAGACAAAAACAAATCAATGTCCCTATTCTGGGTATTGTAGAGAATATGGCTTACTTTACACCTGCTGAGCTACCTGACAACAAATACTACATTTTTGGACAAGGTGGAGGAAAGGAGCTGGCAGAAAAAAACCAGGTACCTTACTTGGGAGAAATTCCGCTGGTACAAAGCATTCGTGAAAGTGGTGACCGGGGTTATCCGGCAGTCTTAAATACAGAAGGTGCGGAGCCTAAACCCGAGCAGCAGTCTTTTGAAAAGCTTGCCCAGGAGTTTGCCCGTCAGGTAGCCATCAGAAATGCGAATTTAGGAAAGACAAAAAAAGTTGATATCAACGTAGAATAA
- a CDS encoding carboxyl transferase domain-containing protein encodes MYRLESKIDTSSEEFKNHQASYRKIIAEYRTILRTTSQGGSESARAKHKKRGKLLARERINLLLDPETPFLELSPMAAYGLYDNEFPAAGVVAGIGIIHGREAIISANDATVKGGTYIQESIKKHIRAQEIAMENHLPCVYLVDSGGVFLPDQANVFPDRFDFGRFFYNQARLSAAGIPQIAVVMGSSTAGGAYVPAMCDEVIIVRNQGHIFLGGPPLVKAATGEEVSPEELGGAEVHTSMSGVADHMAENDVHAIQICRNIFETLPKGYRQIIEKQPSEAPYYDPQELYGIAPLNFKKPVDAREIIMRIVDGSRFHEFKAKYGTTLVTGFAHLHGYPIGIIANNGILFSDSSLKGAHFVELCCHRQIPLVFLQNITGFMVGKEYERNGIARDGAKMVHAVANANVPKYTIVFGGSFGAGNYAMAGRAYDPRLLMMWPNARISVMGGEQAANVLVTVKEAQYKARGKEFPESESSQLREEIMEKYEREGSPYFSTSRLWDDGIIDPLDTRKVLAMGIAASCNKKYEDTRFGVFRM; translated from the coding sequence TTGTACCGTTTAGAAAGTAAGATCGATACTTCATCTGAAGAATTTAAGAATCATCAGGCATCTTATCGTAAAATAATAGCTGAATATAGAACTATCCTCCGAACTACCAGCCAGGGAGGAAGTGAAAGTGCCAGAGCCAAACATAAAAAGCGCGGCAAATTACTGGCGCGAGAACGTATCAATCTGCTGCTTGACCCCGAAACTCCTTTTCTTGAACTTTCTCCGATGGCCGCCTACGGCCTGTATGACAATGAATTTCCTGCTGCTGGCGTAGTGGCTGGTATCGGTATTATTCATGGTAGGGAAGCCATTATTTCAGCCAATGATGCTACGGTAAAAGGCGGAACCTATATTCAGGAGTCTATCAAAAAACACATACGTGCACAGGAGATTGCAATGGAAAATCATCTGCCCTGCGTCTATCTGGTCGATTCAGGTGGTGTTTTTCTTCCCGATCAGGCCAATGTTTTTCCCGACCGCTTTGATTTTGGTCGTTTTTTCTACAATCAGGCAAGGCTTTCAGCGGCAGGAATTCCTCAAATTGCTGTAGTTATGGGTTCCAGTACAGCTGGCGGCGCCTACGTGCCTGCCATGTGCGATGAAGTCATTATCGTCAGAAATCAGGGACACATATTCCTCGGAGGTCCACCGCTGGTAAAAGCTGCTACTGGAGAAGAAGTAAGCCCGGAAGAACTTGGAGGGGCCGAAGTACACACCAGCATGTCGGGCGTAGCCGATCATATGGCAGAAAATGATGTGCATGCCATACAAATCTGCCGCAATATTTTTGAAACTTTACCCAAAGGTTACCGCCAAATAATAGAAAAACAGCCCAGTGAAGCCCCTTACTATGATCCACAGGAACTTTACGGTATAGCTCCCCTCAACTTTAAAAAGCCGGTAGATGCAAGAGAAATTATTATGCGTATCGTAGACGGGAGCCGCTTTCATGAATTCAAAGCCAAATATGGTACTACCCTGGTTACCGGTTTTGCCCATCTACATGGCTATCCGATAGGTATCATTGCTAATAATGGCATTCTATTTTCTGACAGTTCCCTAAAGGGAGCTCATTTCGTCGAACTTTGCTGTCACCGCCAGATTCCGCTGGTTTTCCTGCAAAATATCACTGGCTTTATGGTAGGTAAAGAATATGAGCGGAATGGCATTGCTCGTGATGGTGCCAAGATGGTGCATGCAGTTGCCAATGCGAATGTACCCAAATATACCATCGTTTTTGGTGGTTCGTTTGGCGCCGGAAATTATGCGATGGCAGGCAGGGCTTATGATCCTCGCCTGCTAATGATGTGGCCCAACGCTCGAATTTCAGTTATGGGAGGTGAGCAGGCTGCTAATGTATTGGTTACTGTAAAAGAAGCACAGTACAAGGCCAGAGGAAAAGAGTTTCCTGAAAGCGAATCCAGTCAACTGAGAGAGGAAATCATGGAAAAGTATGAGCGGGAAGGTTCGCCCTATTTCAGCACTTCCAGGCTATGGGACGATGGCATCATAGATCCGCTGGACACCAGAAAAGTGCTGGCGATGGGCATAGCTGCCTCATGCAACAAAAAATATGAAGACACCAGGTTCGGCGTTTTCAGAATGTAG
- a CDS encoding enoyl-CoA hydratase-related protein, translating into MNKYDNIEFEVQDGIGTLWLNRPEVRNAFNNHMIADVIDCLESVEHDPDILALVIRGRGKVFCAGADIHWMKSFSKLSYEEDYQENMHLARCFYMIYTFSKPTIAIAHGASFGGGNGILAACDIAYCAAETTFSFSEVKIGIIPATISPYVIKRSGEFNARELMLSGKRFSCREAFDKGLVNHIYPDEEIEEALEQLFNEFRANSPQAMASTKELIFNICKSSNFNETIDYTARMIADARASEEGQEGMAAFLEKRKPSWIRKRENVINK; encoded by the coding sequence ATGAATAAATACGACAATATAGAATTTGAAGTTCAAGATGGAATAGGAACACTCTGGCTAAATCGGCCAGAGGTGAGAAACGCGTTTAACAATCACATGATTGCCGATGTTATCGACTGTTTGGAATCTGTTGAACATGACCCTGACATATTAGCCTTAGTGATCAGAGGTAGGGGTAAGGTGTTTTGTGCCGGAGCGGATATCCACTGGATGAAAAGTTTTTCCAAGCTTTCGTACGAAGAAGATTATCAGGAGAATATGCATCTGGCCCGCTGCTTCTATATGATCTATACTTTCAGCAAACCCACAATAGCCATCGCCCATGGTGCTTCTTTTGGGGGAGGCAATGGCATTTTAGCTGCATGCGACATTGCCTATTGCGCAGCCGAAACAACTTTTTCTTTTAGCGAAGTCAAAATCGGAATTATACCCGCCACAATTTCTCCTTATGTGATCAAACGAAGCGGAGAGTTTAACGCTAGGGAGTTGATGCTGAGTGGAAAACGCTTTTCCTGCCGGGAGGCTTTTGATAAAGGTTTGGTCAACCATATTTATCCTGATGAAGAAATCGAGGAAGCACTGGAACAGCTTTTTAACGAATTCAGAGCAAATTCTCCTCAGGCGATGGCCAGCACCAAAGAGCTGATTTTCAACATTTGTAAGAGCAGCAATTTTAACGAAACTATTGACTACACCGCCAGAATGATTGCCGATGCACGTGCTTCTGAAGAAGGTCAGGAAGGCATGGCTGCCTTTCTGGAAAAACGTAAACCTTCTTGGATCAGGAAAAGGGAGAATGTCATCAACAAATAA